Proteins from a single region of Budorcas taxicolor isolate Tak-1 chromosome 11, Takin1.1, whole genome shotgun sequence:
- the LOC128055207 gene encoding histone H2B type 1-J, producing MPEPAKSAPAPKKGSKKAVTKAQKKDGKKRKRSRKESYSIYVYKVLKQVHPDTGISSKAMGIMNSFVNDIFERIAGEASRLAHYNKRSTITSREIQTAVRLLLPGELAKHAVSEGTKAVTKYTSAK from the coding sequence ATGCCTGAACCGGCTAAATCTGCTCCGGCCCCGAAGAAGGGCTCCAAGAAGGCGGTGACCAAGGCTCAGAAAAAGGACGGCAAGAAGCGCAAGCGCAGCCGTAAGGAGAGCTACTCTATCTACGTGTACAAGGTGCTGAAGCAAGTTCACCCGGACACCGGCATTTCGTCCAAGGCCATGGGTATCATGAACTCCTTTGTAAACGACATTTTCGAGCGCATCGCGGGCGAGGCATCGCGCCTGGCGCATTACAACAAGCGCTCGACCATCACATCCAGGGAGATCCAGACGGCCGTGCGCCTGCTGCTGCCTGGGGAGCTGGCCAAGCATGCGGTGTCCGAGGGCACCAAGGCTGTCACCAAGTACACTAGTGCCAAGTAA
- the LOC128055195 gene encoding histone H2A type 1 — MSGRGKQGGKARAKAKTRSSRAGLQFPVGRVHRLLRKGNYAERVGAGAPVYLAAVLEYLTAEILELAGNAARDNKKTRIIPRHLQLAIRNDEELNKLLGKVTIAQGGVLPNIQAVLLPKKTESHHKAKGK, encoded by the coding sequence ATGTCTGGGCGAGGTAAACAAGGCGGCAAGGCTCGTGCCAAAGCCAAGACACGCTCCTCGCGAGCTGGGCTCCAGTTCCCTGTGGGCCGTGTTCACCGGCTGCTCCGCAAGGGTAACTATGCCGAGCGGGTCGGGGCCGGCGCGCCAGTGTACCTGGCGGCGGTGCTGGAGTACCTGACGGCCGAGATTCTGGAGCTGGCGGGCAACGCGGCCCGAGACAACAAGAAGACCCGTATCATCCCGCGTCATCTGCAGCTGGCCATCCGCAACGACGAGGAGCTGAACAAGCTGCTGGGCAAAGTCACCATCGCTCAGGGCGGCGTCCTGCCCAACATCCAGGCGGTGCTGCTGCCCAAGAAGACCGAGAGCCACCACAAGGCCAAGGGCAAGTAG
- the LOC128055537 gene encoding histone H4-like, with product MHSKQRLYALKGLQQTEGTLLFSGLEISGRGKGGKGLGKGGAKRHHKVLRDNIQGVTKPAIRRLARRGGVKRISGLIYEETRGVLKVFLENVIRDAVTYTKHAKRKTVSAMDVVYALKRQGRTLYGFGG from the exons ATGCATAGTAAACAAAG ACTCTACGCATTAAAGGGGCTGCAACAAACTGAAGGTACTTTACTGTTCTCGGGTCTCGAAATATCTGGACGTGGTAAGGGTGGAAAGGGTTTGGGTAAGGGGGGCGCCAAGCGTCACCATAAAGTTTTGCGAGACAACATTCAGGGCGTCACTAAGCCCGCTATTCGCCGCCTGGCTCGGCGTGGGGGAGTCAAGCGCATCTCCGGCCTCATCTACGAGGAGACCCGCGGGGTGCTGAAGGTGTTCCTAGAGAATGTGATCCGGGATGCAGTTACCTACACAAAGCACGCCAAGCGCAAGACTGTCAGCGCCATGGACGTGGTCTACGCGCTCAAGCGCCAAGGACGCACCCTCTATGGCTTCGGCGGCTGA
- the LOC128055202 gene encoding histone H2B type 1-K-like has protein sequence MVPLWVGNFIIFTTMPEPAKSAPAPKKGSKKAVTKAQKKDGKKRKRSRKESYSVYVYKVLKQVHPDTGISSKAMGIMNSFVNDIFERIAGEASRLAHYNKRSTITSREIQTAVRLLLPGELAKHAVSEGTKAVTKYTSAK, from the exons ATGGTTCCTCTCTGGGTT GGTAATTTCATAA TTTTTACAACCATGCCGGAACCAGCGAAGTCCGCTCCGGCCCCGAAGAAGGGTTCCAAGAAGGCCGTGACCAAGGCGCAGAAGAAAGACGGCAAAAAGCGCAAGCGTAGCCGCAAGGAGAGTTACTCCGTGTACGTGTACAAGGTGCTGAAGCAAGTCCATCCGGACACCGGCATCTCGTCGAAGGCCATGGGCATCATGAACTCCTTCGTGAACGATATCTTCGAGCGCATCGCGGGCGAGGCATCGCGTCTGGCGCACTACAACAAGCGCTCGACCATCACATCCAGGGAGATCCAGACGGCCGTGCGCCTGCTGCTCCCTGGGGAGCTGGCCAAGCACGCGGTGTCTGAGGGCACCAAAGCCGTCACCAAGTATACCAGCGCCAAGTAA
- the LOC128055201 gene encoding histone H2A type 1-H, protein MSGRGKQGGKARAKAKTRSSRAGLQFPVGRVHRLLRKGNYAERVGAGAPVYLAAVLEYLTAEILELAGNAARDNKKTRIIPRHLQLAIRNDEELNKLLGKVTIAQGGVLPNIQAVLLPKKTESHHKAK, encoded by the coding sequence ATGTCTGGACGTGGCAAGCAAGGTGGTAAGGCTCGTGCCAAAGCTAAGACCCGTTCTTCGCGGGCTGGCCTTCAGTTCCCCGTAGGCCGCGTACACCGCTTGCTCCGCAAAGGCAACTATGCCGAGCGGGTAGGTGCTGGGGCCCCGGTGTACTTGGCGGCGGTGCTGGAGTATCTGACGGCCGAGATCCTAGAGCTGGCGGGCAATGCGGCCCGGGACAACAAGAAAACGCGAATCATCCCGCGTCACTTGCAGCTGGCTATCCGCAACGATGAAGAACTCAACAAGCTGCTGGGTAAGGTCACCATTGCTCAGGGTGGTGTCTTGCCTAACATCCAGGCCGTGCTACTGCCTAAGAAAACTGAGAGCCACCACAAGGCCAAATAA